The sequence TATTCACCCGGAGGAACCATCAGTTTTGTTGACTCGTTACTTGATCACCTCAGGCATCTCGCGCTTCCGGTCACCGCGGTGGCTCTCGGACTCATTGGCCAATACGTCGTGGTCGCACGTGCCGCAATGAGCGACGTTGTTACTGAGGATTACATGGTGACTGCGCGGGCTAAAGGGCTGACCAATGGTCAGATGCTCATGCGTCATGCATTTCGCAATGCAATGCTACCGGTCGTAACCCTGATTGCCCTTAATCTTGGCTACGTGGTCGCCGGTGCTATCACCGTCGAAGCCGTATTCGCCTGGCCGGGCATCGGAGGACTGACTGTGGAAGCGCTGAATGCACGGGACTACCCTATCCTTCAAGGCATTTTCCTGTTGCTTGGTGCGTCGATCGTTGTTGCAAACCTCGTAGCTGATCTCGCCTATGGCCTTCTTGATCCGCGAGTCCGCCAATGAGCGAAAGTACAGTTCGACCTTCCCCGCGAGGCCGGGCGCGAGCGATAAAAGACTTTCTGCGTCAATTTCTTGGCCACGGCGGGGCTCAGGCGGGCGTCGTATGTCTGGTCTTCTTTCTTGTGCTGGCTGCCGCCCCAAATACCCTTGTGGGACCGCTCCAGACTGCAATCAACGCAACGGGCGATTTCCTCGCGCCACCATCAAGCCAGCATCTGCTAGGGACCGACGAGGTGGGGCGGGACGTGCTCAATATGGTCGTCCATGGTGCCCGGATCTCGCTTACGATCGCGCTGCTGGCGACCGTGATCAGCCTCGTCGTCGGCACTGCGGTTGGTATCACCGCTGGCTACTACGGTGGCAGGGTTGACGTCTGGCTGATGCGCCTGACGGATTTCTTTTTTGTCATGCCGTCCTTCGTGCTGGCACTGGTCATCACCCCTGTGGTTCTCGAGGTGATGGGGCGCGGGGGAGACATCCTCGGCTTTCGTCCTTCTCTTTTTGTGATCCTTGTCGTTATCGGCATGACAAGCTGGGCGTTCGTCGCGCGCATCGTTCGCAGTCAGACACTGTCGCTTAAGGAGCGAACATTCATTGATCGTGCGCGCGTTGTGGGCAGCAGCAATTTCAGCATCATGGTGCGGCATATTCTTCCCAATCTCGTGCCGCAAATCGCTGCCAATGGTGCCCTGGTCGTCGCCGGAGCAATCTATGTCGAGACGTCGCTCTCGTTCCTCGGGCTTGGCGATCCGTTGCAGCCTTCATGGGGCACTTTGCTGTCGCTCGCTCAACGCGCTGGAGCCGCTAGCGCCGGAGCGTGGTGGTACCTCGGTGCCCCCGGAGTGTGCGTGCTTTCGGTTTCCCTTAGCTTCGTCCTGATTGGCAACGCCCTCGACGACACGTTCAACCCACGGCGGAGGGTTATTCCATGACAAACTCCTCTCGAGACAAGCCGTCGGTTTTGGAAGTCGACGGTCTCGCTGTCGACTATGGGCTCAAGGGCGTTTCATTGCGAGCGATCGACAATGTGACCTTCGCGCTCCGGGCCGGAGAGGCTGTAGGCCTCGTCGGAGAATCTGGCAGCGGGAAGACCACGACTGCAATGGCGATCGCGGGTCTGCTATCTCCCAACGCGCGGGTCAGCGAGGGCGAAGTACGGTATCGCGGAGAGCGACTGCCGATCGATGACGATGCGGCGATGCGGCCACATCGCTGGAGCGAAACGTCCGTTGTCTTCCAGGGTGCAATGAATGCGCTCAACCCCGTACACCGCATCATCAAGCAGATCGCCGAGCCCTGCATGCTGAAGCTCGGTATGTCGCGGGGCGAGGCAACTGCGCGGGCACGGGAGCTGCTTGAACTCGTTGGCATTCCGACGGATCGCGGTTCCGCCTATCCGCATGAGTTGTCGGGCGGTATGCGCCAAAGGGTGATGATTGCCATGGCGCTGGCGTGCCGCCCCTCGATCGTCATTGGCGATGAGCCGACCACGGCGCTGGACGTCATTACCCAGGCTCAGATCCTCAAACTGCTCGGGGAGTTGCGATCGCAACTCAACCTTGCCCTGATCTTGATCACCCACGATCTTTCTGTGGTGGCCGAGGCTTGTGATCGCGTGTTGATCATGTATTCCGGCCGCATCGTCGAGGACGGAACAGTTGCTGAGATCTTCGCCCAACCTAAGCACCCGTACACCAGACTACTGATCGACTCGATCCCGAACCCGGCGAACGGCAAAAAGATGATCCGGCCAATACCGGGTGATCCGCCCAACCTGGTGAATCGACCCTCAGGCTGCGCCTTCCATCCACGTTGCCCGTCGGCCATGGCGGTTTGCGCGACCGAAGTCCCCAGCCTCGATAAGGTCGGGCGGGGACGCGTCGCCTGTCACCTTCACCGGTCCTCGCAAGAAGACAAGGTTGCAGTCCATGCCTGACACCATCGACATCCTGCGCCTTGAGAGCCTGCAGGTCCATTTTCCTATCCAGGGCGGGCTGTTCGACCGAGTCCTGGGTCGACCTGCAGGCGCCGTGCGCGCGGTGGACGGAATCGACCTCAACATCGGACGGGGTGAGATCGTCGCCCTGGTCGGGGAATCGGGAAGTGGCAAGACGACGGTGGGCCGTGTCATCACCAAGCTTGCTCAGCCAACAGGCGGCAAGCTGTTGTTCGAAGGCCGCGACATGACCGCGGAGCGAGGCTCCTCGGCCCTGCGTCCTTATCGGCATCGCGTGCAGATGATCTTCCAGGACGCTTATCAGGCACTCAACCCGCGACACACCGTATTTGATATCGTGGCGGAGCCATTGCGCTCACTGCGGCTGGTCGACAACGTCACTCAACTCGCCGAGCGGGTGCGCGAAGCGCTTGCGGCCGCCGGGCTCAATCCCCCCGGTGATTTCTTCTCCCGGTTCCCACACGAACTATCTGGCGGGCAGCGCCAGCGGGTCGTTATTGCCGGTGCGCTTGCCGTGAAGCCAGAGCTCATCGTTGCTGACGAACCTGTGTCGATGCTCGATGTCTCGATACGCGCGCAGATTCTTCAGGTCCTGATTGACTTACGCGATAAGCATAATATGGCACTACTGTTCATTACCCACGACCTGCCGCTCGCCTGGTTGATCGCCGACAGAATTGCCGTTTTATATCTTGGGAAATTGGTCGAGATCGGTAGTGCTGACGAGATCACATTCAACCCCCGTCATCCCTATACCATCGCCTTGCGCAACGCCACCCCGCAGGTCGGCGGCAATGCAGGTCGTGCCGAGATGCCGGCCCTGCAGGGTGAGGTTCCAAGCGCCGCGCGCGTGCCGAAGGGCTGTCGTTTCCATCCGCGTTGCCCGCTTGTCTTTGACCGCTGCAAGGTGGAGGAGCCGCCGGTCATCGAAGTCGGGCTGCGGCATATGTCCGCGTGCTGGCGAAGTGAATGCTGACGGCTCTGTAACGAAATCCCCGATGAGGTTCTCGTCAGCATTAAACGCCTTTGCCAAAGCACTTCGGCCTAGAACCATAGGCATTCTTCGCACGCGTGAACCCTGTCGGACACCGGCGAGGACTGGCTATCTGGATTCTCGATGGCGGGGGTCTTCACTCTATGCTTGTTAATTCTGAGATGAGCTGCAAATCTGATCGGTAGCAAGGCAAGGGAGAAAGGTGGACAATTGTTAAGAACCGTCAGGATGCTAGCCTGTGCGTTTTCTGTCTGTCCAATAGGAAGGATTACTTGCGTTGAAGGCGATGCAGACAAAATAATGATGGAAATTCGAACTATAGAGAGATGAGGGGCTTCCCACGCTGTCTCTCTGGAGGGAATACTAATGCACAAACTATATTGTTTGCTGATTGCTGCGACTTTTCAGACGAGGGTCTTCTGATGCGGAACATACGCCTGCAGCCACCGCTTCCTCGTGCCGAGTCTCGGATCAGAGTTTTTCACGACGACGTCACGATCGATTCGTATCGTTGGTTTCGCGACCGAGAGAATCCCGATGTCGGCGCGTATCTGGAAGCCGAGAACAGCTACACAGAGCAAGCGACAGCTCACCTTTCAGCGCTTAAGGCGGAGATCATCGCCGAGATCGAAGGGCGTCAGCCTCGCGAGTACACTTCACCAGCGTTGCAAGTTGGGCCTTTCGAGTACTTCCAAAGGCGCGAGCCGAACTTGGCTCATCCGGCCTGGTGGCGTCGCCCAGTAACTGGCGGCTCGGAGGAACAAGTTCTTGACCCGAACGCGAT comes from Mesorhizobium japonicum MAFF 303099 and encodes:
- a CDS encoding ABC transporter permease; the encoded protein is MSESTVRPSPRGRARAIKDFLRQFLGHGGAQAGVVCLVFFLVLAAAPNTLVGPLQTAINATGDFLAPPSSQHLLGTDEVGRDVLNMVVHGARISLTIALLATVISLVVGTAVGITAGYYGGRVDVWLMRLTDFFFVMPSFVLALVITPVVLEVMGRGGDILGFRPSLFVILVVIGMTSWAFVARIVRSQTLSLKERTFIDRARVVGSSNFSIMVRHILPNLVPQIAANGALVVAGAIYVETSLSFLGLGDPLQPSWGTLLSLAQRAGAASAGAWWYLGAPGVCVLSVSLSFVLIGNALDDTFNPRRRVIP
- a CDS encoding ABC transporter ATP-binding protein, with translation MTNSSRDKPSVLEVDGLAVDYGLKGVSLRAIDNVTFALRAGEAVGLVGESGSGKTTTAMAIAGLLSPNARVSEGEVRYRGERLPIDDDAAMRPHRWSETSVVFQGAMNALNPVHRIIKQIAEPCMLKLGMSRGEATARARELLELVGIPTDRGSAYPHELSGGMRQRVMIAMALACRPSIVIGDEPTTALDVITQAQILKLLGELRSQLNLALILITHDLSVVAEACDRVLIMYSGRIVEDGTVAEIFAQPKHPYTRLLIDSIPNPANGKKMIRPIPGDPPNLVNRPSGCAFHPRCPSAMAVCATEVPSLDKVGRGRVACHLHRSSQEDKVAVHA
- a CDS encoding ABC transporter ATP-binding protein gives rise to the protein MPDTIDILRLESLQVHFPIQGGLFDRVLGRPAGAVRAVDGIDLNIGRGEIVALVGESGSGKTTVGRVITKLAQPTGGKLLFEGRDMTAERGSSALRPYRHRVQMIFQDAYQALNPRHTVFDIVAEPLRSLRLVDNVTQLAERVREALAAAGLNPPGDFFSRFPHELSGGQRQRVVIAGALAVKPELIVADEPVSMLDVSIRAQILQVLIDLRDKHNMALLFITHDLPLAWLIADRIAVLYLGKLVEIGSADEITFNPRHPYTIALRNATPQVGGNAGRAEMPALQGEVPSAARVPKGCRFHPRCPLVFDRCKVEEPPVIEVGLRHMSACWRSEC